The proteins below are encoded in one region of Schistosoma mansoni, WGS project CABG00000000 data, chromosome 1 unplaced supercontig 0034, strain Puerto Rico, whole genome shotgun sequence:
- a CDS encoding XP_018645009.1 — MVRLPVLFTLICLIFMGIVQSRNHNDDDLLVEDLSALYEPMAVKRNIYNRISHRKFNKRVLKRGPETLWELD, encoded by the coding sequence ATGGTGAGGCTGCCAGTTCTCTTTACATTAATCTGTCTAATTTTCATGGGAATAGTTCAGTCACGCAATCATAATGATGACGATTTACTGGTCGAGGATTTATCAGCTCTTTACGAACCTATGGCAGTGAAGAGGAATATTTACAATAGAATAAGCCATCGTAAATTTAATAAACGAGTTTTGAAAAGAGGTCCAGAAACACTTTGGGAACTGGACTAA